In Candidatus Hydrogenedentota bacterium, one genomic interval encodes:
- a CDS encoding GGDEF domain-containing protein: protein MNDPFTDHDTQDPADALGADATMFLNPADLGPARQAQAKASLIVLAGWEIGKEIEVGAASMILGRSVECDTCVNAPSVSRQHAQIDLVEEGGERYFRVTDLGSSNGTHVNNTRTPSARLQNGDKVKMGDVLFKFVLQDEIDARFHQHVHRLIHYDQLTGLLAMDAFRLRLDEALRAARPGVAFCLAMTDLDGLKKVNDTHGHLAGRMVVGAMGRIIRESVRATDYAGLYGGDEGIILFPDTALAEAAAIAEKLRASIESYSFEYDGKPIRVTISQGLAEFPAHGRTPEALIASADRALYAAKAAGRNCVRLAPPAEG, encoded by the coding sequence ATGAACGACCCATTTACCGATCACGACACCCAGGACCCGGCGGACGCGCTCGGCGCGGACGCGACGATGTTCCTCAATCCCGCCGATCTCGGCCCGGCGCGCCAGGCGCAGGCGAAAGCCAGCCTCATCGTGCTTGCGGGATGGGAAATCGGCAAGGAAATCGAGGTCGGGGCCGCGTCCATGATCCTCGGCCGCTCGGTGGAGTGCGATACCTGCGTCAACGCCCCGTCGGTTTCGCGGCAGCATGCCCAGATCGACCTGGTCGAAGAAGGCGGCGAACGCTATTTCCGGGTGACCGACCTCGGCAGCAGCAACGGCACGCACGTCAACAACACGCGCACGCCCTCGGCCCGCCTGCAAAATGGCGACAAAGTCAAGATGGGCGACGTGCTCTTCAAGTTTGTCCTCCAGGATGAAATCGACGCGCGCTTTCACCAGCATGTGCACCGCCTGATTCATTACGATCAGTTGACCGGACTCCTCGCCATGGACGCGTTCCGGCTCCGGCTGGACGAGGCGCTCCGCGCGGCGCGGCCGGGCGTGGCGTTCTGTCTCGCGATGACCGACCTGGACGGCCTGAAAAAAGTGAACGACACACACGGGCACCTGGCGGGCCGCATGGTCGTGGGCGCGATGGGCCGGATTATCCGCGAATCCGTCCGCGCGACGGACTACGCCGGCCTGTACGGCGGCGACGAGGGCATCATCCTGTTCCCCGATACGGCCCTTGCCGAAGCGGCGGCCATCGCGGAGAAGCTTCGCGCGAGCATCGAATCCTATTCCTTTGAATACGATGGCAAGCCCATCCGCGTCACGATTAGCCAGGGGCTCGCCGAGTTTCCGGCCCACGGGCGCACGCCCGAAGCCCTGATCGCCTCCGCCGACCGCGCCCTGTACGCGGCCAAGGCGGCCGGGCGCAACTGCGTGCGCCTGGCGCCGCCCGC